In the Paenibacillus pabuli genome, one interval contains:
- a CDS encoding AraC family transcriptional regulator, translating into MVHTVSYAFRNDDTSIMTLDSIGWQIVSSEEYRCPSDNRPDPGHVVFQYTLNGQGYLDIKNQTISLPKGHALLVKISGEHCYYYKQENNEPWEFIWINIRGDEASRIWDLIHENEGHVILRNGDSPLIQELWQIIHLIHQEKVTDKYRLSMQVYQWLLILVQTSREAERDIGVLSITTIEKCKKFIRENYASPLTLDLLASHCDINKHYLCRLFQKSEKTSPLAYLKDRRIEVAIRLLRTTELPISQIGQQCGFESPSYFGKVFRQYMSMSPKEYRMNKLAFPYEAIYYE; encoded by the coding sequence ATGGTTCATACGGTCTCTTATGCTTTTCGTAATGACGATACATCAATCATGACACTAGACTCTATTGGATGGCAGATCGTCTCAAGCGAGGAATATCGCTGTCCAAGTGATAATAGACCGGACCCGGGGCACGTTGTTTTTCAATACACGCTTAATGGTCAGGGTTATCTGGATATTAAAAATCAAACGATTTCCTTACCGAAGGGACATGCACTACTCGTTAAAATTTCCGGAGAACACTGCTATTACTATAAGCAAGAGAATAACGAACCCTGGGAATTTATTTGGATCAACATTCGCGGGGATGAAGCGAGTCGAATTTGGGATTTGATTCATGAAAATGAGGGGCATGTCATTCTACGAAACGGAGATTCTCCCTTGATTCAAGAGTTATGGCAAATTATCCATTTGATTCATCAAGAGAAAGTGACGGACAAGTATCGCTTGTCCATGCAGGTCTATCAGTGGTTGCTTATCTTAGTTCAGACGAGTCGGGAAGCGGAGAGGGATATCGGTGTCCTTTCGATTACAACGATCGAGAAATGCAAAAAGTTCATCCGGGAGAATTATGCTTCCCCATTAACGTTGGATCTGCTGGCCAGCCATTGCGATATCAATAAACACTACTTGTGCAGATTATTTCAGAAATCGGAGAAAACATCACCCCTAGCCTATCTCAAAGACAGACGAATTGAGGTTGCAATCCGACTACTCCGCACGACGGAACTTCCCATTTCCCAGATTGGACAACAATGCGGCTTTGAGAGTCCCAGCTATTTCGGCAAAGTTTTTCGGCAATATATGTCCATGTCACCCAAAGAATATCGTATGAATAAGTTAGCATTTCCTTACGAGGCCATTTATTATGAATAA